One part of the Plasmodium yoelii strain 17X genome assembly, chromosome: 13 genome encodes these proteins:
- a CDS encoding DEAD/DEAH box helicase, putative, with amino-acid sequence MKNRINSKIKENTYQEYINKCDTYDIYEIVNYIKSNTFFRKYTDSNNIQEDEAAKYKVNYHLIDDTVKTKIDELFKKEKTYLKKHAENENSKNGKTNPDEIKVSEKKEKGLIYLYNACDNIFKNQDNINGKDKFIIINNENSMKKISENNINELLVEIVYTIFTKNETLENSMLTLLGESNVDLIINIIKNKDEIKKDIKLLSKQVDIKENTLGANFFITNTTTKNTKNNKNILTNKENIENIIEYFINNFEDNYLDNVKKIYLPNEENQLEEINVPQNTTYSYSNNMTKVKINRLPNMIFDQNELVSVNALPFWGKYIFNFQYFNYVQSKVFNAAFKNNKNLLVSAPTGCGKTNIALLVILQQLILHSEKHGINLNKIANMHLAKNGLSSGGNGYIEKHGTTSGRLKTIETENSENIEIEEPKNKLEVEDIDVKEKNNDEIYEIDNDINKFEVAESSYDDDNKSDVSSMPKGGENVINSNDFKIVYIAPMKSLVYEITTNFREKLKIFNLNVCEYTKEHSLTSKELELVHIIVTVPEKLDILLRNSSYSSTVSDESLIKSIKCIILDEVHLLNTDRGDVIETIVARFLRYSETSQSMKRIMAMSATLPNYKDVSDFLKVERDMCFYFNEKYRSIQLDKTLYGIHETNMNKLNLAKNLCAYNEIINSLKNDKQCIIFVCSRNDTNKTIEFLIDHAIKNDEIDYFTNNLYTDYDVNKRIKKSNNIYIKKFYEYGCAVHHAGMSRYDKILVENLFKKKTFNVLCCTSTLAWGVNLPVHTVIIKGTNFFSSESGKMEDLDILDINQIFGRCGRPQYESHGHAILITERTKLYKYIKLLTNNTIIESNFLKNIENHLNAEISMGTTKNAQDGIKWLEYTYLYIRMKKNPFLYDTDIKNDRELYEKRKNIIIKAISNLSENKLVRRSLTNDFIGTFYGHIAAKYYVDYKTIGIFASHIENNNYAEIIDVISKAKEFENIQIRNEDMNDFIYYKNKCDIKENYDESKSMTVRILIEMYLRRIQINNFSLVCEINYIVQNIIRILYAYYEICLNVLKNISHLIINTHNLILSITRRLPMDCGLFRHFCYKNELMDKKYVHTSNQNENKYNKNRGNNMKFKNQKDSNFNNDDQKEEKQYFIDSNLNPIDINDNEEDIYGENVRYRKNQNYTVYLKEAAVNILEKKNLSYETIANLSKSELFFFLRNEVYTKQILYYRNIIPNLYIDGYIQPITQTIMKINLNVQLQNTIWSDQWNSTKEDFHIFLLNTLNNDILYFQKFTIHKKDRKKIHDISFEFPITNIMPSQITVQFLSMNWCNLSFVHIFNTNNLFINQKINVFSEILPIVPLSTEVMNIPNYIKFFSFKYFNPIQTQIFHAAFHTDENILLGAPTGSGKTVIGELCILRNLLNYEDQRSVYICPMKAIVNERCIAWKNKFKTLFNKNVIELTGDKNEHKDNIKNSHIIICTPEKLDVISRNWKNKNIIKNINLIIFDEIHLLGQENRGGVIEILVNRFKNMQHYLNKKIRLVGLTTVITSVDDLILWLDVKENYLFNFPSSCRIVPCKTHILGFNQNAYCPRMSVMNKDVFDSINQYAQTKNVLIFVSSRRQTRLTAYDIISLNLSSHNFNFLHLENLLNDKNHIKFLLNKTKKMNEKKNSLNTNSLTSYIANATGLKNEKMVEYDNDSDQFDYNCLFNKNLSEQEQIHVQNLIFQNYLNIIENEHLKDLLKYGIGIHHAGLNESDKNIVEYFFLNKIIQILICTSTLAWGINLPAYLVIIKGNEFYDPKTKKYKDISYTDLLQMIGRAGRPQFDNEALAILLVHEKRKNAIKNFLYHPMNIESNIMENINEHINAEICSKVIQNKEDMLTYITKSYYFKRLFSNPSYYIKDVQYIQLFENNRLSNQAKKAIYDHINKIIENTIEFLQKNKCIEAVQEDYIQHYYSTPLGYIACIYYTKCETAYFFYKTIEQSITPDANMYKDHTIQTIPIVQDQNTSETTKADIENGENCKEEIIDQEEKNEQNPDDNNNIIKSNISSPSKKKLDFYALLELIAQAKEFDDIPLRHNEDKYNVKLRNQIPLDIDMNMPNVKTYLLLLSRFYECTYETVDYHIDLKLVLDQLARVINSYIDISLLFHNYTYIKTLILIFQCVNQKIKPYTNDLYTIKGITDSQINKLKDLQIKHIKDLIKFDKNFLYSLNIFDTSQINYILNIPNLTTNIKLYQKNDNTDTLVDANIGIESNKINNFANIKLGKYSKNENKYHFKIRYYEKNEILIKVFFNILSKIFKESNTNSTMVSNAQWYAILHDLSQNQAVSIKRFTLSSSKKMSTVSFTLEDIEIGNYNFIIYVHSDTYYGLDYEVYLDIQVE; translated from the exons ATGAAAAACAGAATAAATagcaaaataaaagaaaacaCATACCAAGAATATATCAACAAATGTGACACATATGATATCTATGAAATAGTGAATTATATTAAATCTAACACATTTTTTAGAAAATACACTGACTCAAATAATATTCAAGAGGATGAAGCAGCAAAATATAAAGTCAACTATCATCTAATTGATGATACGGTGAAAACAAAAATAGATGAGTTatttaaaaaggaaaaaacatatttaaaaaaacatgcagaaaatgaaaattcaaaaaatggaaaaacaAATCCAGATGAAATAAAAGttagtgaaaaaaaagaaaaagggttaatatatttgtataatgCTTGtgacaatatttttaaaaatcaagacaatataaatggaaaagataaatttataattataaataatgagaacagcatgaaaaaaataagtgaaaacaatataaatgaattacTAGTCGAAATcgtatatacaatatttacTAAAAATGAAACATTGGAAAATAGTATGCTCACTTTATTAGGAGAAAGTAATGTAGAtcttataattaatataattaaaaataaagatgaaataaaaaaagacatAAAACTGTTAAGTAAACAAGTAGATATTAAAGAAAATACATTAGGagctaatttttttataaccaATACAACaacaaaaaatactaaaaataataaaaatatattaactaATAAAGAAAACATTGAAAATATCAtagaatattttataaacaattttgAGGATAATTATTTAGATAACGTTAAAAAGATTTATTTACCTAATGAAGAAAATCAATTAGAAGAAATAAATGTTCCCCAAAATACCACTTACTCATATTCAAATAACATGACAAaagtaaaaattaatagattGCCAAATATGATTTTTGATCAAAATGAATTAGTATCTGTTAATGCTTTACCATTTTggggaaaatatatttttaactttcAATACTTTAATTATGTTCAATCAAAAGTTTTTAATGCtgcatttaaaaacaataaaaatttattagtATCTGCACCGACGGGATGTGGTAAGACAAATATAGCTTTACTTGTTATATTACAACAACTGATTTTGCACTCAGAAAAACACGGTATTAACCTGAACAAAATTGCTAATATGCATTTGGCTAAAAATGGATTGTCTTCTGGGGGTAATGGATATATAGAAAAACATGGTACCACTTCTGGAAGGCTAAAAACAATAGAAACAGAAAATAGcgaaaatatagaaatagaGGAACCAAAAAACAAATTGGAGGTGGAAGATATCGAtgttaaagaaaaaaataacgaTGAAATATACGAAATAGATAATGATATTAACAAATTCGAGGTTGCAGAATCATCTTATGACGATGATAACAAAAGTGATGTATCTAGTATGCCAAAAGGGGGCGAAAATGTGATTAATTCAAATGattttaaaattgtttatattgCCCCAATGAAATCATTAGTATATGAAATAACAACAAATTTTagagaaaaattaaaaatatttaatttgaatGTTTGTGAATACACAAAAGAACATAGTCTTACCTCTAAAGAGTTAGAACTTGTTCATATAATTGTTACTGTACCagaaaaattagatataCTTCTGCGAAATAGCAGTTATTCATCTACAGTTTCCGATGAATCGTTAATAAAATctataaaatgtataatccTTGATGAAgttcatttattaaatacaGATCGTGGTGATGTAATTGAAACAATTGTTGCACGATTTTTACGATATTCAGAAACGTCACAATCTATGAAAAGAATAATGGCAATGTCAGCTACTTTACCAAATTATAAAGATGTTAgtgattttttaaaagtaGAAAGAGATATGTGCttttattttaatgaaaaatatagatcTATACAATTAGATAAAACACTATATGGTATACATGAAacaaatatgaataaattaaATCTAGCAAAAAACTTATGTGcatataatgaaattataaatagtttaaaaaatgataaacaatgtataatatttgtttGCTCAAGAAATGACACTAATAAAACAATTGAATTTTTAATTGATCATGCAATAAAAAACGACGAGATCGATTATTttacaaataatttatacacAGATTATGATGtaaataaaagaataaaaaaatctaataatatatatattaaaaaattctaTGAATATGGTTGCGCAGTACATCATGCTGGTATGTCTAGATATGATAAGATACTAGtagaaaatttatttaaaaaaaaaactttcaACGTTTTATGCTGTACTTCTACACTTGCGTGGGGAGTTAATTTGCCTGTCCACACTGTTATTATAAAAGGGACTAATTTCTTTTCATCTGAAAGTGGCAAAATGGAAGATTTAGACATATTAGATATTAATCAAATTTTTGGTAGATGTGGAAGACCACAATATGAAAGCCATGGACATGCTATTTTAATAACAGAAagaacaaaattatataaatatattaaactatTAACAAATAATACAATTATTGAATCaaactttttaaaaaatattgaaaatcaTCTAAATGCTGAAATAAGTATGGGAACAACCAAAAATGCACAAGATGGAATTAAATGGCTAGAATATACCTATCTATACATTCGTATGAAAAAAAACCCTTTTTTATATGACacagatataaaaaatgatagaGAATTATACGAAAAACGTAAAAACATAATTATAAAAGCAATCAGTAATTTAAGCGAAAATAAACTTGTAAGAAGAAGTTTAACCAATGATTTTATCGGAACTTTTTATGGGCATATAGCTGCTAAATATTATGTAGATTATAAAACTATAGGAATATTTGCATCacatattgaaaataataattatgcaGAAATAATTGATGTTATAAGTAAAGCAAAGGAGTTcgaaaatatacaaattcgAAATGAAGATATGAatgattttatatattataaaaataaatgtgatattaaagaaaattatgatGAAAGTAAATCTATGACAGTACGTATATTAATAGAAATGTATTTGAGAagaatacaaataaataatttttctctAGTTTGTGAAATTAATTACATagtacaaaatataattagaatattatatgcttattatgaaatatgtttaaatgttttaaaaaacatatcACATCTAATTATAAATACACATAATTTGATTCTGTCCATTACAAGAAGGTTGCCAATGGATTGTGGACTCTTCAGACACTTTTGTTACAAAAATGAGTTAATGGATAAAAAGTACGTTCATACAAGCaatcaaaatgaaaataaatataataaaaatagaggGAATAACATGAAATTCAAAAATCAAAAAGATTCCAACTTTAACAATGATGAtcaaaaagaagaaaaacaatattttatcGATTCTAATTTAAACCCAATCGatattaatgataatgaAGAAGATATCTATGGTGAAAATGTACGATACCGAAAAAACCAAAACTATACAGTATACTTAAAAGAAGCGGCagtaaatatattagaaaaaaaaaatttatcttATGAAACTATTGCAAATTTAAGTAAAAGTGAATTGTTCTTTTTCTTACGAAATGAAGTATACACcaaacaaatattatattatcgaAATATAATACCAAATTTATACATTGATGGATATATTCAGCCAATTACTCAAACAATTATGAAAATTAACTTAAATGTTCAATTACAAAATACAATATGGTCAGATCAGTGGAATAGTACTAAAGAagattttcatatatttttattaaatacattaaataatgatattttatattttcaaaaatttactatacataaaaaagatagaaaaaaaattcatgATATTTCATTTGAATTTCCAATAACTAATATAATGCCTTCACAAATTACTGTCCAATTTTTATCTATGAATTGGTGTAATCTATCatttgttcatatatttaacacaaataatttatttataaatcaaaaaataaatgtattttCGGAAATTTTGCCTATTGTACCTTTGTCAACTGAAGTTATGAATATTCCTAACTACATTAAGTTCTTTTCCTTTAAATATTTCAACCCCATACAAACACAAATTTTCCACGCCGCTTTTCACActgatgaaaatatattacttgGAGCTCCGACTG GTAGTGGAAAAACTGTCATAGGAGAATTATGCATTTTAAGAAATCTACTAAATTATGAAGATCAGAGATCGGTATATATATGTCCAATGAAAGCGATTGTAAACGAAAGATGTATTGCttggaaaaataaatttaaaacattGTTCAATAAGAATGTAATTGAATTGACAGGAGATAAAAACGAACAcaaagataatataaaaaacagccatataataatatgcacTCCTGAAAAATTAGATGTCATATCTCGaaattggaaaaataaaaatattataaaaaatattaatttaataatatttgacGAAATACATTTGTTAGGGCAAGAAAACAGAGGGGGAGTTATTGAAATTTTAGTAAATCGATTCAAAAACATGcaacattatttaaataaaaaaataagattaGTTGGATTAACAACTGTTATAACAAGTGTTGATGATTTGATTTTATGGTTAGAtgtaaaagaaaattatcTTTTTAATTTCCCATCCTCTTGTAGAATAGTCCCATGTAAAACACACATTTTAGGGTTCAATCAAAACGCATACTGTCCTAGAATGTCGGTAATGAACAAAGACGTATTTGATTCTATTAACCAATATGCACAaactaaaaatgttttaatatTTGTTTCCTCACGAAGACAAACAAGACTTACTGCTTATGATATAATTTCTCTAAACTTAAGTAgccataattttaattttctccatcttgaaaatttattaaatgataaaaatcatattaaatttttgttaaataaaaCTAAGAAAATGAATGAAAAAAAGAATTCTTTAAATACAAATAGTCTTACTTCTTATATTGCTAATGCAACTGGtctaaaaaatgaaaaaatggtAGAATATGATAACGATTCTGATCAATTTGACTACAATTGTttgtttaataaaaatttatctgAACAAGAACAAATTCATGtacaaaatttaatatttcaaaattatttaaatataatagaaaacgaGCATTTAAAGGACTTATTAAAATATGGCATAGGTATTCATCATGCCGGTTTAAATGaaagtgataaaaatattgtagaatatttttttctaaataaaataatacaaattttaatatGTACCTCGACTTTGGCATGGGGAATAAATTTACCTGCATATCTAGTTATAATAAAAGGTAATGAATTTTATGATcccaaaacaaaaaaatataaagatatatctTATACAGACTTATTACAAATGATTGGAAGAGCGGGAAGACCTCAATTTGATAATGAAGCTTTAGCTATTTTATTAGTTcatgaaaaaagaaaaaatgccATTAAAAACTTTTTATATCATCCAATGAATATTGAATCGAATAttatggaaaatataaatgagcATATAAATGCAGAAATATGCTCAAAAGTTATACAAAACAAGGAAGATATGCTTACATACATAACAAAATCATACTATTTTAAAAGACTTTTTTCTAACCCTTCTTACTACATAAAAGATGTTCAATATATTCAACTCTTTGAAAATAACCGATTATCAAACCAAGCAAAAAAAGCCATATATGaccatataaataaaatcatAGAAAATACAATCGAATtcttacaaaaaaataaatgtatagaAGCAGTACAAGAAGATTATATTCAACATTATTATTCTACCCCCTTAGGATATATAGCATGCATATATTACACAAAATGTGAAACTgcttatttcttttataaaacaATAGAACAAAGTATTACTCCAGATGCAAATATGTATAAAGATCACACAATACAAACAATTCCCATTGTTCAGGATCAAAATACATCTGAGACGACGAAAGCAGATATAGAAAATGGCGAAAATTGTAAAGAGGAAATAATTGAccaagaagaaaaaaatgaacaaaatcctgatgataacaataatattataaaatctAATATATCGTCTccatcaaaaaaaaaattagactTTTATGCATTGCTTGAACTTATTGCACAAGCAAAAGAATTTGATGATATCCCATTAAGACATAATgaagataaatataatgtaaaACTTAGAAATCAAATACCACTAGATATTGATATGAATATGCCAAATGTTAAAACATATCTTTTACTTCTTTCACGTTTTTATGAATGTACATATGAAACTGTTGATTATCATATCGACCTAAAATTAGTATTAGACCAACTAGCTAGAGttataaatagttatatcGATATATCTTTACTATTCCATAATTATACTTATATTAAAAcgttaattttaattttccaATGTGTtaatcaaaaaattaaaccATATACAAATGACCTATATACTATTAAAGGCATTACCGATagtcaaataaataaactaaaagatttacaaatcaaacaTATTAAGGATTTAATCAAATTTGATAAAAACTTCTTATACTCACTAAACATATTTGATACATcgcaaataaattatattcttaATATACCGAATTTAACCACAAACATCAAATTATACCAAAAAAATGACAATACGGATACTCTTGTAGATGCTAATATTGGCATAgaatcaaataaaattaacaattttgCAAATATAAAACTTGGAAAATATtccaaaaatgaaaataaataccaCTTCAAAATAagatattatgaaaaaaatgaaatattgataaaagttttttttaacattttaagcaaaatatttaaagaatCAAATACAAATTCAACCATGGTTTCAAATGCTCAATG GTATGCTATACTTCACGATTTGTCACAAAATCAAGCAGTATCCATCAAACGATTTACCTTATCCTCgtcaaaaaaaatgtctactGTTTCATTTAC ACTCGAGGATATTGAAATCGGAAATTATAATTTCATAATTTATGTTCACAGTGATACGTATTATGGACTCGATTACGAG GTATATTTAGATATCCAAGTTGAATAA